Genomic window (Armatimonadota bacterium):
CAATATGCTGCTGCTATTGTAGCATCTTGGATGGAGTAAAGTTCCGCCCCGCGCTTTCCGTACTTGCTTGCTGATTGCATTGGATTTGCGCAGAAAACTAATGTTAGTGGCGCCTGTGCTAAAAATTCTTGCCCAAATGCCGCTTGAGCCAGTTCTGCTCGTCGTTGTGCTTCTTTTACCAACACTACTTCATACGCCTGAAGATTGCCTGCAGATGGGGCAAGGTTGATAGTTTCTAAGATTAGATTTAACTTGTCATCCTCCACTTCACGAGTTTCGAACTTGCGTACGGACTTTCTTTCTTTTACTGCAACGAAGAATTCCATATTCTTGCCTCCTGCTGTTTGCTTTTTGCAAAATCTACTTTGCGAACAATTTTATGTCAATATCTTTCCCATTTGCCGGTTTTGGTCCGATGAGAACTAAAATTAGTAATACTACGCAATCCAAGATTCACCATCAAGCTGTTCATTTTTATACCCTTCTTACACGAGATATAGAACATGGCTCCCTAAGATGGTTAAAAGAACAACGAGGCATCAGTCGTGTTTTGAAGCGATACATGTAGCGTAGAAGGTCAGTGTTTAGATAAGTTGTGAAGGGGAAGTCTTTAAAAATAAAAAGCCCCGAAACAATCGGGGCTTTTGCGATTTTATGATATCTAGAAAATGGTTGAATGAGATATCATTTGCAATTTTGGTTATTATTTAGTCAGCACTACTCCCTTAAACTTGGGCTCGAGTTTTGAAATATCAACACCCATTTCGCTCAAAATAGTTGGTGCAATGTCGCGCTGATGGCCATCCCTTTTTAGGGATTTCAAGTTCGCCGTGAGAAAAACATAAGGAGCATTGCTGTGGCTCGTCTTGCCTTCGTCGAACCCATGGTCAGCAGTTACAAAAATCATAGTCTTGTCGTAAACGCCAAGGTCTTTTAGTTTTTTTACAATCTCACCCAACCACTTATCGCAAGCGATTATCGCGTCATTGTGCTCCTTCGAATTCTCACCGTGATTGTGGCCAGTATGATCAGGATCACTGAAGTGATAAAAAGCAAAGAATCTGCCTTTTCCATATTTGTCTAGGTAGTTAATCATTAGGGGACCATTTACTTCGCACGTTCGGCTTTTCTCGCCATCCCAGACATCTATATTTTTGCTGACATGGAAAAATGGCTCGCCATCGGTATTTTGAATTATCGCGTTTAATCTCTGTACTTGGGCTTTTCTCTTCTGTTGTGCTTGGGCTGCGGCATCGGGATCGGCTATACCGGTCTTGTTGTTGGGCTTGTTCCGAGCTTTAATTTTTTCAAGTTGAGCCTTTGCTTGTGCAATTTGCTCGGGAGTGGATGGAGGGCATGAACCGATATGATGAGTCTTGCCTGTTACCATAATAGTAGCGATGTTGTCGTCACCAAACTGCTTTTCCAGGCGTTCAAATATAGATAAGCCTGCAGGTATGGCTTTGAACTTGGAGTTGCTCATTACGCCTGTGACATCTGGATCATAACCGGTAAGCATCTGTGTATGGCCTGCCTTGGTGTCGGTATTATGGCCACTGATGTCAATTTTGACCATATTACCCTCGGAGATCAGTTTGGCGAGGTTTGGCAGTTCATTTCGAGAAAGACACTCATTTAAGTGGTCTCTCTGCACGCCGTCCCATGAGAACAGAATTGCATTTCTATGGCTTGGTGGGGTTGCTGGGTTAAAGCAGAACCCAGGCAAGCACAAAGCGACAAGCAACAAGATAAGAAGCACAAAACGGGATTTCCTCAAGCTTTCCTCCTCCTCTTTCTTGAATTTTTACCAGCCTTTGTAGACGATTAAGCTAGTAAATTGTTCATACTTTCATTAAACGACAGTGGTGAAAATCCTCCCGAATGATAACTGCGTTCCAACAGTGTTACGTATCCTAGGTCCAAACGTCTTCGTGCTGTCTCGATAAGCATTGAAAATTGGGTAAGAATACCTTGCATCAAGCTTATAAATAGAAAAAAGCGGCAAAGTGAAATGCTTAGTTGTCGTTGCTCATCCTGATGATGAGGCTATATGGATGGGCGGTACAATATTGAGACATCGTGACTGGGAGTGGCACATTCTTAGCTTGTGCCGGGCTGGTGATCCCGACCGTGAACCTCATTTTTGGCATGCGGCGCGGGAATTTGGTGCAAGAGCCGGGATATCCAATCTCGACGATAGCCCAGTACTGGCAGAGCTATCGCCGGATTTGCTTGAAATAAAAGTTCGTATTAGGAGTTTTGCTTCCGAAGTTTACGATTTAATTTTTACACATGGCGAGAATGGCGAATATGAGCGTCATCCTCGCCATGAGCAAACTCATTGCGCTGTAAGCAACATGGTGACTAAAGGCGAGCTCAAAGGGATTCTTACATGTTTTGCATACATTAATGGCTGCCCTGATATGTTGGCGC
Coding sequences:
- a CDS encoding PIG-L family deacetylase, whose amino-acid sequence is MKCLVVVAHPDDEAIWMGGTILRHRDWEWHILSLCRAGDPDREPHFWHAAREFGARAGISNLDDSPVLAELSPDLLEIKVRIRSFASEVYDLIFTHGENGEYERHPRHEQTHCAVSNMVTKGELKGILTCFAYINGCPDMLAPIIVHLTEAEHATKRRIIHDIYGFGAGSFEFEAAGPIEAFRYCREGANENPIAL
- a CDS encoding nitroreductase family protein, which codes for MEFFVAVKERKSVRKFETREVEDDKLNLILETINLAPSAGNLQAYEVVLVKEAQRRAELAQAAFGQEFLAQAPLTLVFCANPMQSASKYGKRGAELYSIQDATIAAAYCQLAATALGLATVWVGAFDPKAVSQAIKAPPSIIPVAMIPIGYAAEEPQRPPRRSLEDLVHKETL
- a CDS encoding alkaline phosphatase family protein; this translates as MRKSRFVLLILLLVALCLPGFCFNPATPPSHRNAILFSWDGVQRDHLNECLSRNELPNLAKLISEGNMVKIDISGHNTDTKAGHTQMLTGYDPDVTGVMSNSKFKAIPAGLSIFERLEKQFGDDNIATIMVTGKTHHIGSCPPSTPEQIAQAKAQLEKIKARNKPNNKTGIADPDAAAQAQQKRKAQVQRLNAIIQNTDGEPFFHVSKNIDVWDGEKSRTCEVNGPLMINYLDKYGKGRFFAFYHFSDPDHTGHNHGENSKEHNDAIIACDKWLGEIVKKLKDLGVYDKTMIFVTADHGFDEGKTSHSNAPYVFLTANLKSLKRDGHQRDIAPTILSEMGVDISKLEPKFKGVVLTK